GCGTATTtgtgtgtttgagtgtgtgtgtgaatcGACTCGGGTAGCGTAACGTTACTTTCGCATAAACCATATGCATTGTGGCATAcagatatacatgtatatgtaccgTTAGAGCGTATATAGGTCGCCAATGCATAGATAAATAGCAAAGAGTAAACGAAAACAACGAAAATCAATCAACGCAATAATGTTCGAGCGTCAgccaaaaaagcaacaacaacaaccaaaactgttaaacaacaaacacatactTTACTGCGCTGctttgtaggaaattttttgTTCGCTGAAAATTGCTAGCTTGCTTGTTGCAAGCATTTCGTGTTCATTTTAGTTTGCAAATTTGTCGAAATGAATTTTCAGCGCTGCTTGGCTGCCACGTAGTTGCCACATGTACAAATTCCCCATCGACATGTGCgctaattgaattttaatggCAATACTTGCCACCTGCCGCGCTGCGTATAGCCACATGCGCTGATAAAAGCTGCAATTTTATTGACATTTACAGCATTCAATAGTTTTCATTGTCGaaactttcaaaataaattttcttttgttttatagatctttttttcaaaactgttacttattttgttttgtgttagCAATTACTAAcagattaatattaatatttacttacttttatcaaatttttttcttaatttgaaGGGATTTTTACCAATTTTGCTAAGTCTGGTCAAACTCATCCCTTatacatttgttattttttcactaCCGCTGAGTTACGAAAGCTTCTTGGCTTCCCTCGGGAAGACTAATAACTCATTTCTCAATTACCATCTCACCATAGGCTTCCTAAAGCAGTGTTTCCACACTCCTTCCGGTTATCGGCAATTAATTCCTCTTGCTTCTCGATAATATCCCTCTTTTTGCTACAACTTCCCATTTCTCTATTCGCCGCCACTCCTTTATGTCTGCCTTTCAAGGCTATGGAAAACGCAAACTTTGCTCTTAACTCACCGCGAGTCTCCACTCTGCTCTCAAATGCAAAGTGAGGTCACAAATATGATAGCACACACAACTTATTCCTAATATAACAAAATGGATTCGCATCGCTGCCTTCTTTGTTAGCCTTCTTCAAGCTTAAACTTCCAGCTATACCGCAGGTAGCAAATAGTAGCAGTAAATCCATAACTCCACGCTTGACCCTCGTAGATCTCGTAGATTCACATCTTCCCTTCACTGTTTGCCAACCGCGCTACACTCTTCGGAATCGCACAGCGAAGcttacaaattttactaataCAACTTTTTTCTCCTCCAAACTCTCTCGCCTATGCATCAGCCGATGAGATTCGCGTAAAGAAAACCGATCTACCCGTTATCGCCCCAGCTGAGATTACCAACAGCAATGTGGATGTGACTAACGATGATGACAATGACTCTAACTACTCGAAGGATGTTGGCGCCGATGATGATCTCGACGATGAAGATGACTTGTTGGGCGATGATGAAGAGGACGAAATGGTCGCCGATGAGGCAGCTGCTGGTGAGGCGAATAGCTCCAATGCTGACGATTTGAATGGCGAATATGATTCCGGTGAGGACTTGGACAACTATGAGGAGGATGGTGGCGGAGCAGCTGAAGAGCAGTCGGACAGCTGGGATTTGCAGAATGGTAGCTCAAGCGGCGCGAAACCAGCGGCGGTGAAGTCCAACGCAGATGAGGCTGGTGGTGCAAAGGGCAAATTGGGTGTTGAGTCGGTGGTTAAGGGCGCTGCTGGCATGATGGCTGACGCGCCAGTCGCATCcacagcacaacaacagcagcagcaacaattccCCACAGCACCATCCACTAGCCAGCCCACCGTCGATCCATACTTCACGCACTTCGATCCGCATTACGAGCATCAGAGCTACAAAGTAAGTCAAAAAGTAAGTGTACTCCATTCAATGTGCATTTTATCAACACAAAACCGAACATATTCTAAAACAAGGAAGCCCAACAGCGCCTCGAGGAATCGCATCGCGAGAAGGTCACACGTGTCATGAAGGACTGGTCCGATTTGGAGGAGAAGTATCAGGATATGCGCATGGCCGATCCCAAGCAAGCACAGACATTCAAGCAACGTATGACAGCACGCTTCCAGGTGAGTGGGAATGCTCCAAACTGGTATTCAATTATgcagtatgtgtatatgtgtgtgggtgtatgcatGCAAAAACACACCATCTATTTATAGCGATATCTAACTGTAGTGGGCACAGCTTCGCATGTGAAAGTACTCGCACTCTTTCTCTTCCCGCACTTTTCTTTAAAAGCTTACTCTTCTTTTTATTACTGTAATGCATGGCAGAGAGCAGTCAAACGCTTAGTGAGAGCATATCAAACTTGAATTACCACGGAAATTGAAAAGCTCGTTGCGTGGGTTGAACGTAAAAGCTTTTTATGAACGTCATGTGAGAAAGCTTTCGAAAaagttattagaaaaaatttaatttaaaaattttctgttattagtaactttttatatattttgaaagcgtttctcaatatatatatctatatatttattttatttttttatgtagctCACCTCAGAAAGGGGAATTAACCTTATCAGAGCTTAAAGCGCTAAGCTTTCGCATTTCAAGTTTAAAATACTCTCACCCACCGCGCTTCATTTCTTATCATTCActcattttgcaattttatttcgaatttaaacaatatttttatttgccttttcCTTTATAGCTTGTATTCGTTTTTGCAACTAATCATGCTTAACTCATTTTCGCACATTCAGCACTTAAGTTTGCCAATTTATTATAAGCCAAATGGGAGCGAAAGAGACATCAGATTGGAAGCTTTTGTAGcattcattaatatttaaaataagtgaTACAAAATTTACTACCCACaaaaaagttttgctttttcCCCCCCTTAAATGTAGCTTGGCTTGAGTTATTAAACTAATTAGCTGAGCATGATTTAGTTATTCATAAGCTCAAAGGAGTGTAGTCGCGAAAGCTCTAAACAGTGTTAAAAGCTGAGTAGCAAAAAAGCTGAATTAATATTCATGATGAGCTTTTAGTAAAAGCTTACTAGACACGTGAAAGCTTACTGAATAACTGGAACGTTTTGAagtaatttgataaattttaaagcaTACTGAAAATTAAAACTCATTTCAAACACTTTTCTactaaatttttgcaaaatcatACATATCCGATGAGCTTAAACTTATGAATGATATAGCGACACGCAATTTTATATGGAAGCTGTGACTTCTAACcgaaaatttactaaaaatactCAGAAAGTGGAAATGCGAAAGCTCTTATCGGTATTAAATGAACTGCATCGGCGGAATGAGATGCTTGCATAGAGCTCTCAAAAAAGCTTAGAATTTGTATAAAAGTTCATAACAACTTTTCCAgaagtaatttatttaaatatttataattagtgAAGCAAAAAAGCTATCTCACTCTTCGTGTAAACACCCCAAAAATAGAGCTTTCaaaaaaatgtctatatctcaTTTATACGAAAGCTCATAACAGCTTTAGCAGAAGTGTTGAAAATTAGCAATGTGAATAATATATCGTTTTTcgtgtgaaattttttaaaagacactctttaatataatttctcgAAAGCGTCGTTTATTTGCTAAATCACATATAACGACTTTCAGTGAACTTAGTTCGGATATGTTTTAGATAATTGAAACGGGCAAGCTCTTAATGTGTACGGAAGATCccaatgtaatatatataatcaaaGTGAAATGGTGTGAGCTTTTAGAAATCACACTATCCTTGTAGAGCCCTAGAAGTCGCATCCTACGCTGATACCAAAAAAGTTTCCTACGTCGTTTTGCCATCACTCACTTCAGATGCTTGAGAACCGACCTAGTTTGAAGTTTACGTAGCGTATTCATTCATCAGAACTCACTATGCCAACACCACCACCGTAAAATCATCACAAACATtttcccttttttgttttgatttaacTCAAGAACTCAAAACTTTCCCCACCACTGCAAAATTCGAAAATCAACCAATCAATCCCCACAACAAAATTGCAATTCGTTCATTCTTCTCTCTGATTGATTCTTTCTCTCTTGATGTGCTATACGTCTTTATATGGGAATGTAATTTTAGACTTCTGTTCAGGCACTCGAGGAGGAAGGCAACGCCGAGAAGCATCAGTTGGCTGCCATGCATCAGCAACGCGTATTGGCCCACATCAATCAGCGCAAACGTGAAGCGATGACCTGCTACACTCAAGCGCTCACCGAACAGCCACCAAATGTGAGTTATCCACCAATACGTGGCTGATCCGCAAGCCCAGAGTTGAAACACACAATTTAGAGCTGCTCATACATTCTGCCTACTTGAAACACTTCTTTTATTTACAGGCTCACCACGTCGAGAAGTGTCTGCAGAAGCTCTTGCGCGCCTTGCACAAGGATCGTGCCCATGCCTTGGCCCACTATCGTCATCTCTTGAATTCCGGCGGTCCAGGTGGTTTGGAAGCTGCTGCCTCGGAGCGACCACGCACTTTGGAACGTCTAATCGATATCGATCGCGCCGTCAATCAATCTATGACCATGTTGAAACGTTACCCCGAATTATCTGCTAAGATTTCCCAATTGATGAACGACTACATTTTGGCGCTCCGCAGCAAGGACGACATACCCGGCTCATCGTTGGGCATGAGCGAAGAAGCGGAGGCCGCGATTTTGGACAAATATCGCGTTGAGATCGAGCGTAAGGTGGCGGAGAAGGAACGTCTACGTTTGGCTGAAAAGCAGCGCAAGGAGCAACGCGCCGCTGAACGTGAGAAATTGCGTGAAGAGAAGTTGCGCATGGAGGCCAAGAAGGTTGATGAGCTGCTGAAGTCGCAAGCCGAGCAGGATGGCGGCGCCAGTGGTGCTGGCTCCGCTATTTTAGGCGCCTCCTCCGCTGCAGCACTAGGTGACTCGAAGGTGAGCAGCAAAGAAATGGGCCAACTTACAGATCCCACTAAATTGGCGCAAAGTGAGAAGGACAGCACTGGCGTTGAGGAGTACGCCGATGTCACTGTCAGGTGCGTAACATGCATATCCAGCCACGAGTTCATGCACAACAATATTctaaat
The sequence above is drawn from the Bactrocera oleae isolate idBacOlea1 chromosome 5, idBacOlea1, whole genome shotgun sequence genome and encodes:
- the Appl gene encoding amyloid-beta-like protein isoform X8, with the translated sequence MLDSSKISLGLLALTVICATNCPNVQAASPRWEPQIAVLCEAGQVFQPQYLSEEGRWVTDLNKKTSGATCLRDKMDLLDYCKKAYPNRDITNIVESSHYQKIGGWCRQGALNSAKCKGAHRWIKPFRCLGPFQSDALLVPEGCLFDHIHNASRCWPFVRWNQTGAAACQERGMQMRSFAMLLPCGISLFSGVEFVCCPKHFKTDEIRVKKTDLPVIAPAEITNSNVDVTNDDDNDSNYSKDVGADDDLDDEDDLLGDDEEDEMVADEAAAGEANSSNADDLNGEYDSGEDLDNYEEDGGGAAEEQSDSWDLQNGSSSGAKPAAVKSNADEAGGAKGKLGVESVVKGAAGMMADAPVASTAQQQQQQQFPTAPSTSQPTVDPYFTHFDPHYEHQSYKRLEESHREKVTRVMKDWSDLEEKYQDMRMADPKQAQTFKQRMTARFQTSVQALEEEGNAEKHQLAAMHQQRVLAHINQRKREAMTCYTQALTEQPPNAHHVEKCLQKLLRALHKDRAHALAHYRHLLNSGGPGGLEAAASERPRTLERLIDIDRAVNQSMTMLKRYPELSAKISQLMNDYILALRSKDDIPGSSLGMSEEAEAAILDKYRVEIERKVAEKERLRLAEKQRKEQRAAEREKLREEKLRMEAKKVDELLKSQAEQDGGASGAGSAILGASSAAALGDSKVSSKEMGQLTDPTKLAQSEKDSTGVEEYADVTVSTKTQTVLPTVDDDAVQRAVEDVAAAVAHQEAEPQVQHFMSHDLGHRESSFSLRREFAHTHANKEGRNVYFTLSFAGIALLAAIFVGVAVAKWRTSRSPHAQGFIEVDQNATTHHPVVPEEKIVANMQINGYENPTYKYFEVKE
- the Appl gene encoding amyloid-beta-like protein isoform X7, with the translated sequence MLDSSKISLGLLALTVICATNCPNVQAASPRWEPQIAVLCEAGQVFQPQYLSEEGRWVTDLNKKTSGATCLRDKMDLLDYCKKAYPNRDITNIVESSHYQKIGGWCRQGALNSAKCKGAHRWIKPFRCLEGPFQSDALLVPEGCLFDHIHNASRCWPFVRWNQTGAAACQERGMQMRSFAMLLPCGISLFSGVEFVCCPKHFKTDEIRVKKTDLPVIAPAEITNSNVDVTNDDDNDSNYSKDVGADDDLDDEDDLLGDDEEDEMVADEAAAGEANSSNADDLNGEYDSGEDLDNYEEDGGGAAEEQSDSWDLQNGSSSGAKPAAVKSNADEAGGAKGKLGVESVVKGAAGMMADAPVASTAQQQQQQQFPTAPSTSQPTVDPYFTHFDPHYEHQSYKRLEESHREKVTRVMKDWSDLEEKYQDMRMADPKQAQTFKQRMTARFQTSVQALEEEGNAEKHQLAAMHQQRVLAHINQRKREAMTCYTQALTEQPPNAHHVEKCLQKLLRALHKDRAHALAHYRHLLNSGGPGGLEAAASERPRTLERLIDIDRAVNQSMTMLKRYPELSAKISQLMNDYILALRSKDDIPGSSLGMSEEAEAAILDKYRVEIERKVAEKERLRLAEKQRKEQRAAEREKLREEKLRMEAKKVDELLKSQAEQDGGASGAGSAILGASSAAALGDSKVSSKEMGQLTDPTKLAQSEKDSTGVEEYADVTVSTKTQTVLPTVDDDAVQRAVEDVAAAVAHQEAEPQVQHFMSHDLGHRESSFSLRREFAHTHANKEGRNVYFTLSFAGIALLAAIFVGVAVAKWRTSRSPHAQGFIEVDQNATTHHPVVPEEKIVANMQINGYENPTYKYFEVKE
- the Appl gene encoding amyloid-beta-like protein isoform X3 — encoded protein: MLDSSKISLGLLALTVICATNCPNVQAASPRWEPQIAVLCEAGQVFQPQYLSEEGRWVTDLNKKTSGATCLRDKMDLLDYCKKAYPNRDITNIVESSHYQKIGGWCRQGALNSAKCKGAHRWIKPFRCLEGPFQSDALLVPEGCLFDHIHNASRCWPFVRWNQTGAAACQERGMQMRSFAMLLPCGISLFSGVEFVCCPKHFKTDEIRVKKTDLPVIAPAEITNSNVDVTNDDDNDSNYSKDVGADDDLDDEDDLLGDDEEDEMVADEAAAGEANSSNADDLNGEYDSGEDLDNYEEDGGGAAEEQSDSWDLQNGSSSGAKPAAVKSNADEAGGAKGKLGVESVVKGAAGMMADAPVASTAQQQQQQQFPTAPSTSQPTVDPYFTHFDPHYEHQSYKEAQQRLEESHREKVTRVMKDWSDLEEKYQDMRMADPKQAQTFKQRMTARFQTSVQALEEEGNAEKHQLAAMHQQRVLAHINQRKREAMTCYTQALTEQPPNAHHVEKCLQKLLRALHKDRAHALAHYRHLLNSGGPGGLEAAASERPRTLERLIDIDRAVNQSMTMLKRYPELSAKISQLMNDYILALRSKDDIPGSSLGMSEEAEAAILDKYRVEIERKVAEKERLRLAEKQRKEQRAAEREKLREEKLRMEAKKVDELLKSQAEQDGGASGAGSAILGASSAAALGDSKVSSKEMGQLTDPTKLAQSEKDSTGVEEYADVTVSTKTQTVLPTVDDDAVQRAVEDVAAAVAHQEAEPQVQHFMSHDLGHRESSFSLRREFAHTHANKEGRNVYFTLSFAGIALLAAIFVGVAVAKWRTSRSPHAQGFIEVDQNATTHHPVVPEEKIVANMQINGYENPTYKYFEVKE
- the Appl gene encoding amyloid-beta-like protein isoform X1, with the protein product MLDSSKISLGLLALTVICATNCPNVQAASPRWEPQIAVLCEAGQVFQPQYLSEEGRWVTDLNKKTSGATCLRDKMDLLDYCKKAYPNRDITNIVESSHYQKIGGWCRQGALNSAKCKGAHRWIKPFRCLEGPFQSDALLVPEGCLFDHIHNASRCWPFVRWNQTGAAACQERGMQMRSFAMLLPCGISLFSGVEFVCCPKHFKTDEIRVKKTDLPVIAPAEITNSNVDVTNDDDNDSNYSKDVGADDDLDDEDDLLGDDEEDEMVADEAAAGEANSSNADDLNGEYDSGEDLDNYEEDGGGAAEEQSDSWDLQNGSSSGAKPAAVKSNADEAGGAKGKLGVESVVKGAAGMMADAPVASTAQQQQQQQFPTAPSTSQPTVDPYFTHFDPHYEHQSYKVSQKEAQQRLEESHREKVTRVMKDWSDLEEKYQDMRMADPKQAQTFKQRMTARFQTSVQALEEEGNAEKHQLAAMHQQRVLAHINQRKREAMTCYTQALTEQPPNAHHVEKCLQKLLRALHKDRAHALAHYRHLLNSGGPGGLEAAASERPRTLERLIDIDRAVNQSMTMLKRYPELSAKISQLMNDYILALRSKDDIPGSSLGMSEEAEAAILDKYRVEIERKVAEKERLRLAEKQRKEQRAAEREKLREEKLRMEAKKVDELLKSQAEQDGGASGAGSAILGASSAAALGDSKVSSKEMGQLTDPTKLAQSEKDSTGVEEYADVTVSTKTQTVLPTVDDDAVQRAVEDVAAAVAHQEAEPQVQHFMSHDLGHRESSFSLRREFAHTHANKEGRNVYFTLSFAGIALLAAIFVGVAVAKWRTSRSPHAQGFIEVDQNATTHHPVVPEEKIVANMQINGYENPTYKYFEVKE
- the Appl gene encoding amyloid-beta-like protein isoform X5 — encoded protein: MLDSSKISLGLLALTVICATNCPNVQAASPRWEPQIAVLCEAGQVFQPQYLSEEGRWVTDLNKKTSGATCLRDKMDLLDYCKKAYPNRDITNIVESSHYQKIGGWCRQGALNSAKCKGAHRWIKPFRCLEGPFQSDALLVPEGCLFDHIHNASRCWPFVRWNQTGAAACQERGMQMRSFAMLLPCGISLFSGVEFVCCPKHFKTDEIRVKKTDLPVIAPAEITNSNVDVTNDDDNDSNYSKDVGADDDLDDEDDLLGDDEEDEMVADEAAAGEANSSNADDLNGEYDSGEDLDNYEEDGGGAAEEQSDSWDLQNGSSSGAKPAAVKSNADEAGGAKGKLGVESVVKGAAGMMADAPVASTAQQQQQQQFPTAPSTSQPTVDPYFTHFDPHYEHQSYKVSQKEAQQRLEESHREKVTRVMKDWSDLEEKYQDMRMADPKQAQTFKQRMTARFQALEEEGNAEKHQLAAMHQQRVLAHINQRKREAMTCYTQALTEQPPNAHHVEKCLQKLLRALHKDRAHALAHYRHLLNSGGPGGLEAAASERPRTLERLIDIDRAVNQSMTMLKRYPELSAKISQLMNDYILALRSKDDIPGSSLGMSEEAEAAILDKYRVEIERKVAEKERLRLAEKQRKEQRAAEREKLREEKLRMEAKKVDELLKSQAEQDGGASGAGSAILGASSAAALGDSKVSSKEMGQLTDPTKLAQSEKDSTGVEEYADVTVSTKTQTVLPTVDDDAVQRAVEDVAAAVAHQEAEPQVQHFMSHDLGHRESSFSLRREFAHTHANKEGRNVYFTLSFAGIALLAAIFVGVAVAKWRTSRSPHAQGFIEVDQNATTHHPVVPEEKIVANMQINGYENPTYKYFEVKE
- the Appl gene encoding amyloid-beta-like protein isoform X9, coding for MDLLDYCKKAYPNRDITNIVESSHYQKIGGWCRQGALNSAKCKGAHRWIKPFRCLEGPFQSDALLVPEGCLFDHIHNASRCWPFVRWNQTGAAACQERGMQMRSFAMLLPCGISLFSGVEFVCCPKHFKTDEIRVKKTDLPVIAPAEITNSNVDVTNDDDNDSNYSKDVGADDDLDDEDDLLGDDEEDEMVADEAAAGEANSSNADDLNGEYDSGEDLDNYEEDGGGAAEEQSDSWDLQNGSSSGAKPAAVKSNADEAGGAKGKLGVESVVKGAAGMMADAPVASTAQQQQQQQFPTAPSTSQPTVDPYFTHFDPHYEHQSYKVSQKEAQQRLEESHREKVTRVMKDWSDLEEKYQDMRMADPKQAQTFKQRMTARFQTSVQALEEEGNAEKHQLAAMHQQRVLAHINQRKREAMTCYTQALTEQPPNAHHVEKCLQKLLRALHKDRAHALAHYRHLLNSGGPGGLEAAASERPRTLERLIDIDRAVNQSMTMLKRYPELSAKISQLMNDYILALRSKDDIPGSSLGMSEEAEAAILDKYRVEIERKVAEKERLRLAEKQRKEQRAAEREKLREEKLRMEAKKVDELLKSQAEQDGGASGAGSAILGASSAAALGDSKVSSKEMGQLTDPTKLAQSEKDSTGVEEYADVTVSTKTQTVLPTVDDDAVQRAVEDVAAAVAHQEAEPQVQHFMSHDLGHRESSFSLRREFAHTHANKEGRNVYFTLSFAGIALLAAIFVGVAVAKWRTSRSPHAQGFIEVDQNATTHHPVVPEEKIVANMQINGYENPTYKYFEVKE
- the Appl gene encoding amyloid-beta-like protein isoform X2 codes for the protein MLDSSKISLGLLALTVICATNCPNVQAASPRWEPQIAVLCEAGQVFQPQYLSEEGRWVTDLNKKTSGATCLRDKMDLLDYCKKAYPNRDITNIVESSHYQKIGGWCRQGALNSAKCKGAHRWIKPFRCLGPFQSDALLVPEGCLFDHIHNASRCWPFVRWNQTGAAACQERGMQMRSFAMLLPCGISLFSGVEFVCCPKHFKTDEIRVKKTDLPVIAPAEITNSNVDVTNDDDNDSNYSKDVGADDDLDDEDDLLGDDEEDEMVADEAAAGEANSSNADDLNGEYDSGEDLDNYEEDGGGAAEEQSDSWDLQNGSSSGAKPAAVKSNADEAGGAKGKLGVESVVKGAAGMMADAPVASTAQQQQQQQFPTAPSTSQPTVDPYFTHFDPHYEHQSYKVSQKEAQQRLEESHREKVTRVMKDWSDLEEKYQDMRMADPKQAQTFKQRMTARFQTSVQALEEEGNAEKHQLAAMHQQRVLAHINQRKREAMTCYTQALTEQPPNAHHVEKCLQKLLRALHKDRAHALAHYRHLLNSGGPGGLEAAASERPRTLERLIDIDRAVNQSMTMLKRYPELSAKISQLMNDYILALRSKDDIPGSSLGMSEEAEAAILDKYRVEIERKVAEKERLRLAEKQRKEQRAAEREKLREEKLRMEAKKVDELLKSQAEQDGGASGAGSAILGASSAAALGDSKVSSKEMGQLTDPTKLAQSEKDSTGVEEYADVTVSTKTQTVLPTVDDDAVQRAVEDVAAAVAHQEAEPQVQHFMSHDLGHRESSFSLRREFAHTHANKEGRNVYFTLSFAGIALLAAIFVGVAVAKWRTSRSPHAQGFIEVDQNATTHHPVVPEEKIVANMQINGYENPTYKYFEVKE
- the Appl gene encoding amyloid-beta-like protein isoform X6 codes for the protein MLDSSKISLGLLALTVICATNCPNVQAASPRWEPQIAVLCEAGQVFQPQYLSEEGRWVTDLNKKTSGATCLRDKMDLLDYCKKAYPNRDITNIVESSHYQKIGGWCRQGALNSAKCKGAHRWIKPFRCLGPFQSDALLVPEGCLFDHIHNASRCWPFVRWNQTGAAACQERGMQMRSFAMLLPCGISLFSGVEFVCCPKHFKTDEIRVKKTDLPVIAPAEITNSNVDVTNDDDNDSNYSKDVGADDDLDDEDDLLGDDEEDEMVADEAAAGEANSSNADDLNGEYDSGEDLDNYEEDGGGAAEEQSDSWDLQNGSSSGAKPAAVKSNADEAGGAKGKLGVESVVKGAAGMMADAPVASTAQQQQQQQFPTAPSTSQPTVDPYFTHFDPHYEHQSYKVSQKRLEESHREKVTRVMKDWSDLEEKYQDMRMADPKQAQTFKQRMTARFQTSVQALEEEGNAEKHQLAAMHQQRVLAHINQRKREAMTCYTQALTEQPPNAHHVEKCLQKLLRALHKDRAHALAHYRHLLNSGGPGGLEAAASERPRTLERLIDIDRAVNQSMTMLKRYPELSAKISQLMNDYILALRSKDDIPGSSLGMSEEAEAAILDKYRVEIERKVAEKERLRLAEKQRKEQRAAEREKLREEKLRMEAKKVDELLKSQAEQDGGASGAGSAILGASSAAALGDSKVSSKEMGQLTDPTKLAQSEKDSTGVEEYADVTVSTKTQTVLPTVDDDAVQRAVEDVAAAVAHQEAEPQVQHFMSHDLGHRESSFSLRREFAHTHANKEGRNVYFTLSFAGIALLAAIFVGVAVAKWRTSRSPHAQGFIEVDQNATTHHPVVPEEKIVANMQINGYENPTYKYFEVKE
- the Appl gene encoding amyloid-beta-like protein isoform X4, with amino-acid sequence MLDSSKISLGLLALTVICATNCPNVQAASPRWEPQIAVLCEAGQVFQPQYLSEEGRWVTDLNKKTSGATCLRDKMDLLDYCKKAYPNRDITNIVESSHYQKIGGWCRQGALNSAKCKGAHRWIKPFRCLEGPFQSDALLVPEGCLFDHIHNASRCWPFVRWNQTGAAACQERGMQMRSFAMLLPCGISLFSGVEFVCCPKHFKTDEIRVKKTDLPVIAPAEITNSNVDVTNDDDNDSNYSKDVGADDDLDDEDDLLGDDEEDEMVADEAAAGEANSSNADDLNGEYDSGEDLDNYEEDGGGAAEEQSDSWDLQNGSSSGAKPAAVKSNADEAGGAKGKLGVESVVKGAAGMMADAPVASTAQQQQQQQFPTAPSTSQPTVDPYFTHFDPHYEHQSYKVSQKRLEESHREKVTRVMKDWSDLEEKYQDMRMADPKQAQTFKQRMTARFQTSVQALEEEGNAEKHQLAAMHQQRVLAHINQRKREAMTCYTQALTEQPPNAHHVEKCLQKLLRALHKDRAHALAHYRHLLNSGGPGGLEAAASERPRTLERLIDIDRAVNQSMTMLKRYPELSAKISQLMNDYILALRSKDDIPGSSLGMSEEAEAAILDKYRVEIERKVAEKERLRLAEKQRKEQRAAEREKLREEKLRMEAKKVDELLKSQAEQDGGASGAGSAILGASSAAALGDSKVSSKEMGQLTDPTKLAQSEKDSTGVEEYADVTVSTKTQTVLPTVDDDAVQRAVEDVAAAVAHQEAEPQVQHFMSHDLGHRESSFSLRREFAHTHANKEGRNVYFTLSFAGIALLAAIFVGVAVAKWRTSRSPHAQGFIEVDQNATTHHPVVPEEKIVANMQINGYENPTYKYFEVKE